The proteins below are encoded in one region of Helianthus annuus cultivar XRQ/B chromosome 2, HanXRQr2.0-SUNRISE, whole genome shotgun sequence:
- the LOC110892594 gene encoding uncharacterized protein LOC110892594 gives MKVKSLVEVKIVRQEDMSGTTGQNPIIIQKEGNSLSQFQCPILKPTNYTVWAIRIKTILEANGLWETIEPAENATVDTKKDKSAIAYLFQAIPEDVVLQVASCKTAKEIWDNLKVRHVGVDRVQKARMHTLLSEFELLQMKDDDTINSFTAKINSIVTRATEVGSTLSQPTLVRKLLNGVPDKFTQIVASMEQYSDLEIMTLEEAVGRLKTYEERLRLKKGNQGESQDRLMFTHNDNTRGRQSGNRGHGRFNQTRGNWQNNGNRQTPRNEGSTSRPRNGNSRNWRKFARTDLSKIQCFKCQKFGHFKKDCSEKDEVQ, from the coding sequence ATGAAAGTAAAAAGTTTAGTAGAAGTGAAGATTGTTCGGCAAGAAGACATGTCAGGAACAACAGGACAAAATCCAATAATAATACAGAAAGAAGGAAATTCTCtttcccagtttcagtgtccgattctgaaaccaacaaactatacggTTTGGGCTATTCGTATCAAGACGATTCTTGAAGCAAATGGTTTGTGGGAAACGATTGAACCAGCAGAAAATGCAACGGTAGACACCAAGAAAGATAAGTCTGCAATTGCATATCTGTTTCAAGCAATACCGGAAGATgttgtattgcaagttgcaagTTGTAAGACTGCAAAGGAAATTTGGGATAATCTAAAGGTTAGACACGTTGGTGTTGATCGGGTACAAAAGGCGCGTATGCACACGCTATTATCAGAATTCGAATTATTGCAAATGAAGGATGACGACACTATTAATTCATTTACAGCAAAGATTAATAGTATCGTTACCCGGGCAACTGAAGTAGGATCGACATTGAGTCAACCGACTCTAGTACGAAAACTCCTAAATGGCGTACCGGATAAGTTTACTCAAATCGTTGCCTCCATGGAACAATACTCCGATCTAGAAATTATGACGCTAGAAGAAGCAGTCGGAAGATTAAAGACGTATGAAGAACGGCTCAGGTTAAAGAAAGGAAATCAAGGAGAAAGCCAAGATAGGCTTATGTTCACACATAATGATAACACCAGAGGAAGACAATCCGGAAACCGCGGACATGGTAGGTTTAACCAAACACGTGGAAATTGGCAAAACAACGGAAATAGGCAAACTCCCAGAAATGAAGGATCTACATCTAGACCTAGAAATGGAAATTCTAGAAATTGGAGGAAGTTTGCAAGAACCGACCTAAGTAAGATCCAATGTTTTAAGTGTCAGAAGTTTggacacttcaagaaggattgttcTGAGAAAGACGAAGTACAATAA